In one Pseudomonas sp. SCA2728.1_7 genomic region, the following are encoded:
- the tssB gene encoding type VI secretion system contractile sheath small subunit, with the protein MAESTQHKLDRVRPPRVQITYDVEIGNAIEKKELPLVVGILADLSGKPLEPLAKLTERRFTEIDRDNFNEVLASISPRATLQVNNTLSGDDSKLNIELNFKHIDDFDPVKVVEQVTPLRRLFEARQRLRDLLTKLDGNDDLDKLLRDVIANTEGLQEIKSARPDTATPAADAEAPAEPQA; encoded by the coding sequence ATGGCAGAAAGTACTCAACACAAGCTCGACCGGGTGCGCCCGCCCCGAGTGCAAATCACTTACGACGTCGAAATCGGCAACGCCATCGAGAAAAAGGAATTGCCACTGGTGGTCGGGATACTCGCTGACCTCTCCGGCAAACCGCTTGAGCCATTGGCAAAACTGACCGAGCGGCGTTTCACCGAAATCGACCGTGACAACTTCAACGAAGTGCTCGCCTCGATCAGCCCGCGAGCCACGCTGCAGGTCAACAACACCCTCAGCGGCGACGACAGCAAGCTCAATATCGAACTCAACTTCAAACACATCGACGACTTCGACCCGGTCAAAGTGGTGGAGCAAGTCACGCCGCTGCGGCGCCTGTTCGAGGCCCGCCAGCGTCTGCGCGATCTGCTGACCAAACTCGACGGCAACGATGACCTGGACAAGCTGTTGCGCGACGTCATCGCCAACACCGAAGGCCTGCAGGAAATCAAATCGGCCCGCCCAGACACCGCTACCCCGGCCGCTGACGCCGAGGCACCGGCCGAACCGCAAGCCTGA
- the tssC gene encoding type VI secretion system contractile sheath large subunit yields MPASAQKQASGSTTETLSLLDQIILDGRMAHDDSQQDYARDMLAEFATQVLDEGMAIDKDTVAMINDRISQIDELISAQLNEVLHHPDLQKLEASWRGLHLLVQNTETSTRLKLRLLNVTQKELQNDLEKAVEFDQSALFKKIYEEEYGTFGGHPFSLLVGDYTFGRHPQDIGLLEKLSNVAAAAHAPFIAAASPRLFDMNSFTELAVPRDLSKVFESQELIKWRSFRESEDSRYVSLVLPHFLLRLPYGPDTSPVEGINYVEDVNGTDHSKYLWGNAAWALSQRITEAFAKYGWCAAIRGAEGGGAVEGLPAHTFRTSSGDLSLKCPTEVAITDRREKELNDLGFIALCHKKNSDVAVFFGGQTTNKSKVYNTNEANANARISAMLPYVLAASRFAHYLKVIMRDKVGSFMTRDNVQTYLNNWIADYVLINDNAPQEIKAQYPLREARVDVTEVAGKPGAYRATVFLRPHFQLEELTASIRLVATLPPPVAA; encoded by the coding sequence ATGCCCGCTTCTGCTCAGAAACAAGCCAGCGGCAGTACGACCGAGACACTTTCCCTGCTCGACCAGATCATTCTCGACGGCCGCATGGCCCACGATGACAGTCAGCAGGATTACGCCCGCGACATGCTCGCGGAATTCGCCACCCAGGTGCTCGACGAAGGCATGGCCATCGACAAGGACACCGTGGCGATGATCAACGACCGCATCAGTCAGATCGACGAGCTGATCAGCGCCCAGCTCAACGAGGTCCTGCATCACCCCGACCTGCAAAAACTCGAAGCCTCGTGGCGTGGTCTGCACCTGCTGGTGCAGAACACCGAAACCAGCACGCGGCTGAAACTGCGCCTGCTCAACGTCACGCAGAAAGAGTTGCAGAACGACCTGGAAAAAGCCGTCGAGTTCGACCAGAGCGCACTGTTCAAGAAGATCTATGAAGAAGAATACGGCACCTTCGGCGGCCACCCGTTCAGCCTGTTGGTCGGTGACTACACCTTTGGCCGGCACCCGCAGGACATCGGCCTGCTGGAGAAACTGTCGAACGTTGCCGCCGCTGCGCATGCGCCGTTCATTGCCGCCGCCAGCCCGCGCCTGTTCGACATGAACAGCTTCACCGAACTGGCGGTGCCGCGTGATCTGTCGAAGGTGTTCGAGAGCCAGGAACTGATCAAGTGGCGCTCGTTCCGTGAGAGCGAGGATTCGCGTTACGTGTCTCTGGTGCTGCCGCATTTCCTCCTGCGTCTGCCCTACGGCCCGGACACTTCGCCGGTGGAAGGCATCAACTACGTCGAAGACGTCAACGGCACCGACCACAGCAAATACCTGTGGGGCAACGCCGCGTGGGCGCTGTCGCAACGCATCACCGAAGCGTTCGCCAAGTACGGCTGGTGCGCGGCGATTCGTGGCGCTGAAGGCGGCGGCGCGGTGGAAGGTCTGCCAGCGCATACGTTCCGCACCAGCTCCGGCGATTTGTCGCTGAAATGCCCGACCGAGGTGGCGATCACTGACCGCCGCGAAAAAGAACTTAACGACCTCGGTTTCATCGCCCTGTGCCACAAGAAAAACAGCGATGTGGCGGTGTTCTTCGGCGGCCAGACCACCAACAAATCCAAGGTCTACAACACCAACGAGGCCAACGCCAACGCGCGCATTTCGGCGATGTTGCCGTACGTGCTCGCGGCCTCGCGTTTCGCCCACTACCTGAAGGTGATCATGCGCGACAAGGTCGGCAGTTTCATGACCCGCGACAACGTGCAGACCTACCTCAACAACTGGATCGCCGACTACGTGCTGATCAACGACAACGCGCCGCAGGAAATCAAGGCGCAGTATCCGTTGCGTGAAGCGCGGGTGGACGTCACCGAAGTCGCCGGCAAGCCTGGCGCCTACCGGGCGACGGTGTTCCTGCGGCCGCACTTCCAGCTCGAAGAGCTGACCGCGTCGATCCGCCTGGTGGCGACGTTGCCGCCACCGGTTGCTGCCTGA
- a CDS encoding Hcp family type VI secretion system effector gives MDAIILDLGGDIKGDSLLEGFADKIEVMSYSHNVAMQVTNDVSNSERTSGKPHVGEFTVTKFIDSSTPSLNEYCCAGKPIPEAIITIGRNAAEGSGQLMPFIVYTLTNVVLSNVSVSGGTGGKPVETVSLNFTKIKWELTAQKDDGTKEGTAASTWDMAANKLVS, from the coding sequence ATGGATGCAATCATTCTCGACCTCGGCGGCGACATCAAAGGCGACAGCCTGCTCGAAGGTTTTGCGGACAAGATCGAAGTCATGTCCTACAGCCACAACGTGGCGATGCAAGTCACCAACGACGTCAGCAACTCGGAACGCACCTCCGGCAAACCCCATGTCGGCGAGTTCACCGTGACCAAGTTTATCGACAGCTCGACCCCGTCACTCAACGAATACTGCTGCGCCGGCAAACCGATCCCCGAAGCCATCATCACCATCGGCCGCAACGCCGCCGAAGGCAGCGGGCAGTTGATGCCCTTTATCGTCTACACGCTCACCAACGTGGTGCTGTCCAACGTCAGCGTCAGCGGCGGCACCGGCGGCAAACCGGTGGAAACCGTGTCGCTGAACTTCACCAAGATCAAATGGGAACTCACCGCACAGAAAGACGACGGCACCAAGGAAGGCACCGCCGCGTCGACCTGGGATATGGCCGCCAACAAGCTTGTCAGCTAA